One stretch of Pararhizobium qamdonense DNA includes these proteins:
- a CDS encoding SUF system Fe-S cluster assembly protein: MSLDTTEDKIDVREGLVHSAIPADELARLSDDVISALKTVYDPEIPADIFELGLIYKIDIEDDRMVKIAMTLTAPGCPVAGEMPGWVENAVSSVEGVSGVEVSMTFDPPWTPDRMSEEAQVAVGWY, encoded by the coding sequence ATGAGCCTTGATACGACCGAAGACAAGATCGATGTCCGTGAAGGCCTCGTTCACTCCGCTATTCCCGCAGACGAACTGGCGCGCCTGAGCGATGATGTGATTTCTGCGCTGAAGACGGTCTATGACCCGGAAATCCCCGCAGATATTTTCGAACTGGGGCTGATCTACAAGATCGATATCGAAGATGACCGCATGGTCAAGATCGCCATGACGTTGACCGCCCCCGGCTGCCCCGTTGCCGGCGAAATGCCGGGATGGGTGGAAAATGCCGTCAGTTCCGTCGAAGGCGTATCGGGCGTCGAAGTGTCGATGACCTTCGATCCGCCGTGGACGCCGGACCGCATGTCGGAAGAGGCGCAAGTTGCGGTCGGCTGGTACTGA
- the sufA gene encoding Fe-S cluster assembly scaffold SufA has translation MGFAIMSLTDAAAGRVKAIVENAGGDAQGIRVGIKKGGCAGMEYAIDMVTSANPKDDLVEHQGAKVWVAPEAVLYLLGTRMDFEVTTLRSGFTFNNPNQTSACGCGESVELKPADLAALAAKGDAVVRAS, from the coding sequence ATGGGCTTTGCAATCATGAGTTTGACCGATGCGGCGGCAGGCCGCGTCAAGGCAATCGTCGAAAATGCCGGCGGTGATGCCCAGGGTATTCGCGTCGGGATCAAGAAGGGCGGCTGCGCCGGCATGGAATATGCCATCGACATGGTGACCTCGGCGAACCCGAAGGACGATCTGGTCGAACATCAGGGCGCCAAGGTCTGGGTTGCTCCCGAAGCCGTGCTTTACCTGCTCGGAACGCGGATGGACTTCGAAGTCACGACGCTGCGCTCCGGCTTCACCTTCAACAACCCGAACCAGACATCGGCCTGCGGCTGCGGTGAATCCGTCGAACTGAAGCCCGCCGATCTTGCTGCGCTGGCGGCCAAGGGTGACGCGGTGGTTCGCGCCAGCTGA
- a CDS encoding PAS domain S-box protein: MTAAQTDFLQAIYDIFPSPVILVDAGSTILSVNAAAIEQFGYAAEALTGGPAHRLFASGHEVEACLCQSVEGLHKARFSEAVHRFSRRDGTVFEARLRVAPIVDADGVRRGSAAIIHDIRDLPANLEPHRAHRTAGDILETALQAIPEGFAIFDRDERIIIYNDAYRQICGAAGPRLKIGMTAEEIVLAVYEVGYYPSAPVGSPKAKAWLENRMRAFRNPGGDHQIFPYGDGRWLRVEDFKTEDGYTVALRIDVTDLKRAEIALERQRLEYYSLVQNIPDVISRVAPDLTYTFVNDRYAKLAGMAADALIGRQLLDFVPGEDRANLAALLKNLSIDEPLSTREQHRKLPDGSDLWLFWSNIALYERGELIEYVTVGRDITELKLQQQRIARQSAELERKNAALNHFTGTVSHDLKAPLRHMSMFSEMISEDVASGNLEEIPVYAGHLRQGARRMYQLIDSLLDYAQIADEIGSWQVVSMTEVISETILNLDSFIREADATIDVQALPQLKGDTELLKRLCQNLIGNAIKYRRKDVKPVIRIYAETDGGTIRVIFEDNGIGVDPRFAKKIFDVFQRLHRDESVYPGTGIGLALAKRIAESHGGSIALDTSFTQGARFVLLLPDQSEGV, from the coding sequence ATGACGGCGGCGCAGACAGATTTCCTGCAAGCGATCTATGATATCTTTCCGTCCCCCGTCATCCTTGTTGATGCCGGCAGCACCATCCTGTCGGTGAATGCGGCGGCGATCGAGCAGTTCGGTTATGCCGCCGAGGCGCTGACCGGTGGTCCGGCGCATCGTCTCTTTGCGAGCGGACATGAGGTTGAAGCCTGCCTTTGCCAGAGCGTGGAGGGTCTTCACAAGGCGCGGTTTTCCGAAGCGGTCCATCGTTTCAGCCGCCGCGACGGCACGGTGTTCGAAGCCCGGCTGCGTGTCGCGCCCATCGTCGATGCGGATGGCGTCAGGCGTGGGTCTGCCGCTATTATCCACGACATCCGCGATCTCCCAGCCAATCTGGAACCTCACCGCGCGCACCGCACTGCCGGCGATATTCTCGAGACCGCGCTGCAGGCTATTCCGGAGGGGTTTGCGATCTTCGACCGGGATGAGCGGATCATCATCTATAACGATGCCTATCGACAGATTTGCGGCGCAGCGGGACCAAGGCTCAAAATCGGCATGACGGCCGAAGAGATCGTGCTCGCCGTCTACGAGGTGGGATATTATCCCAGCGCGCCCGTCGGGTCGCCAAAGGCAAAAGCCTGGCTTGAGAACCGGATGCGGGCTTTTCGCAACCCGGGCGGCGATCACCAGATCTTTCCCTATGGCGACGGCCGCTGGCTGCGGGTGGAGGACTTCAAGACGGAAGACGGCTACACCGTTGCGCTTCGCATCGACGTCACCGATCTGAAACGGGCTGAAATCGCACTGGAGCGGCAAAGGCTCGAATATTATTCGCTGGTGCAGAATATTCCCGATGTCATCAGCCGTGTCGCTCCCGATCTTACCTATACGTTTGTCAACGACCGCTATGCGAAGCTCGCCGGCATGGCCGCCGATGCGCTGATCGGACGGCAGCTGCTCGATTTTGTTCCGGGAGAGGACCGGGCAAACCTGGCCGCGCTGCTCAAAAACCTTTCGATAGACGAGCCGCTGTCCACACGCGAACAGCACCGGAAATTGCCCGATGGGTCCGATCTCTGGCTGTTCTGGTCGAATATCGCGCTGTACGAACGCGGTGAGCTGATCGAATATGTCACTGTCGGCCGCGATATCACCGAGTTGAAATTGCAGCAGCAGCGCATCGCCCGGCAGAGCGCCGAACTGGAGCGCAAGAACGCGGCTCTCAACCATTTCACCGGTACGGTGTCGCACGACCTGAAGGCGCCGCTGCGGCATATGTCGATGTTTTCCGAGATGATCAGCGAGGATGTGGCCAGCGGCAATCTAGAGGAGATCCCGGTCTATGCCGGCCATCTGCGCCAGGGTGCGCGGCGGATGTACCAGCTGATCGACAGCCTGCTCGACTACGCCCAGATCGCCGATGAAATCGGCAGCTGGCAGGTGGTCTCGATGACCGAGGTGATCTCAGAGACCATCCTCAATCTCGACAGTTTCATTCGCGAGGCCGACGCCACGATCGATGTTCAGGCATTGCCGCAGCTGAAAGGCGATACGGAACTGCTGAAGCGTCTTTGCCAGAACCTGATCGGCAATGCCATCAAGTACCGCCGCAAGGATGTGAAACCGGTGATCCGGATTTACGCGGAAACGGACGGAGGCACGATCCGGGTGATCTTCGAGGACAATGGCATCGGCGTCGATCCACGCTTCGCTAAGAAAATTTTCGACGTCTTCCAGCGCCTCCACCGGGATGAAAGTGTCTATCCGGGCACAGGCATCGGACTGGCGCTGGCCAAACGGATCGCCGAGAGCCACGGCGGCTCCATCGCGCTCGACACGTCATTCACGCAAGGGGCGCGCTTCGTTCTGCTGCTTCCGGACCAGTCTGAGGGCGTTTGA
- the gcvP gene encoding aminomethyl-transferring glycine dehydrogenase has protein sequence MSMPKDFTFTDYKPYDFANRRHIGPSPDEMTEMLKVIGYQSLDAMIDDTVPPSIRQKAPLAWGAAMTEREALDKMRETANRNRKLVSLIGQGYYGTITPPVIQRNILENPAWYTAYTPYQPEISQGRLEALLNYQTMVCDLTGLDVANASLLDEATAAAEAMAMAERVAKSKAKSFFVDEGCHPQTIALLKTRAEPLGWSIVIGNPFTDLDPVDVFGAVFQYPGTYGHVHDFTGLIARLHQTGAIATVAADPLALALLKSPGEMGADIAIGCTQRFGVPVGYGGPHAAYMAVKDAYKRSMPGRLVGVSVDARGNRAYRLSLQTREQHIRREKATSNICTAQVLLAVMASMYAVFHGPKGIKAIAQSVHQKAVLLALGLEKLGYAVEPDVFFDTVTVDVGKLQGIILKTAVTEEVNLRRIGTTKIGISLDERSRPVTLEAVWRAFGGDFKVEDFEAGYRLPETLLRTSEYLTHPIFHMNRAESEMTRYIRRLSDRDLALDRSMIPLGSCTMKLNATAEMLPITWPEFAEIHPFVPADQAEGYRHMITDLSQKLCEITGYDAVSMQPNSGAQGEYAGLLTIRAYHLANGDGHRDVCLIPTSAHGTNPASAQMAGMKVVVVKVSDNGDIDMDDFRAKAEQYGKNLSCCMITYPSTHGVFEENVREVCDIVHTHGGQVYLDGANMNAMVGLARPGDIGSDVSHLNLHKTFCIPHGGGGPGMGPIGVKAHLAPYLPGHPETDGGEGAVSAAPFGSASILPISWSYCLMMGGEGLTQATKVAILNANYIAARLKGAYDVLYKSAKGRVAHECIVDTRPLVESAGVTVDDVAKRLIDCGFHAPTMSWPVAGTLMIEPTESETKAELDRFCDAMLAIRAEAQAIEDGKMDRVNNPLKNAPHTVEDLVGEWDRPYSREQACYPPGAFRVDKYWSPVNRVDNVFGDRNLVCTCPPLEDYAEAAE, from the coding sequence ATGAGCATGCCGAAGGATTTCACCTTTACCGATTACAAGCCGTATGACTTTGCCAACCGGCGCCATATCGGCCCCTCGCCCGATGAAATGACCGAGATGCTCAAGGTCATCGGCTATCAGAGCCTCGATGCCATGATCGACGACACCGTTCCGCCGTCGATCCGTCAGAAAGCCCCGCTCGCCTGGGGGGCTGCCATGACCGAGCGCGAGGCGCTCGACAAGATGCGCGAAACGGCCAACCGCAACAGGAAACTGGTCTCCCTGATCGGTCAGGGATATTACGGCACGATCACGCCGCCGGTCATCCAGCGCAACATCCTGGAAAACCCGGCCTGGTACACGGCCTATACGCCCTACCAGCCCGAGATCAGCCAGGGCCGTCTCGAGGCGTTGCTAAATTATCAGACGATGGTCTGTGACCTCACCGGTCTCGACGTCGCCAATGCCTCGCTGCTCGATGAGGCAACCGCCGCGGCCGAAGCCATGGCCATGGCCGAGCGCGTGGCAAAGTCCAAGGCCAAATCCTTCTTTGTCGATGAGGGCTGCCATCCGCAGACCATCGCGCTTTTGAAAACGCGCGCCGAGCCGCTCGGCTGGTCGATCGTCATCGGTAACCCCTTCACCGATCTCGATCCGGTCGATGTTTTCGGCGCGGTCTTCCAATATCCCGGTACCTACGGCCATGTGCATGATTTCACCGGCCTGATCGCACGGCTGCACCAGACGGGTGCAATCGCAACCGTCGCCGCCGATCCGCTGGCGCTGGCGCTCCTGAAGTCGCCGGGCGAAATGGGCGCCGATATCGCGATCGGCTGCACGCAGCGCTTCGGCGTTCCCGTCGGCTATGGTGGTCCGCACGCCGCCTATATGGCCGTCAAGGACGCCTACAAGCGCTCGATGCCCGGCCGTCTCGTCGGCGTATCGGTCGATGCGCGCGGCAACCGTGCCTACCGCCTGTCGCTGCAGACCCGCGAACAGCATATCCGCCGCGAAAAGGCGACGTCAAACATCTGCACCGCACAGGTTCTCCTTGCCGTGATGGCCTCGATGTATGCCGTCTTCCATGGCCCCAAGGGCATCAAGGCGATCGCCCAGAGTGTCCACCAGAAGGCCGTGCTTCTGGCGCTTGGGCTTGAAAAGCTCGGCTATGCCGTCGAGCCCGACGTGTTCTTCGATACGGTTACGGTCGATGTCGGCAAGCTTCAGGGCATCATCCTGAAAACGGCTGTGACGGAAGAAGTCAACCTTCGCCGAATCGGTACCACCAAGATCGGCATCAGCCTGGACGAGCGCTCACGCCCGGTCACGCTGGAAGCCGTCTGGCGGGCGTTCGGCGGCGATTTCAAGGTCGAGGATTTCGAGGCCGGTTACCGCCTTCCCGAAACGCTGTTGCGCACCAGCGAATACCTGACCCATCCGATCTTCCATATGAACCGTGCGGAAAGCGAGATGACCCGCTACATCCGCCGGCTGTCGGACCGGGATCTGGCGCTCGACCGCTCGATGATCCCGCTCGGCTCCTGCACGATGAAGCTGAACGCCACAGCCGAAATGCTGCCCATCACCTGGCCGGAATTCGCCGAAATCCACCCCTTCGTGCCGGCAGATCAGGCCGAAGGCTACCGCCACATGATCACCGATCTCAGCCAGAAGCTCTGCGAGATCACCGGTTATGATGCGGTCTCCATGCAGCCCAATTCGGGCGCGCAAGGCGAATATGCCGGACTTTTGACGATCCGCGCCTATCATCTTGCCAATGGCGATGGCCACCGCGACGTCTGCCTGATCCCGACCTCCGCGCATGGCACCAATCCGGCGTCCGCGCAGATGGCCGGCATGAAGGTCGTCGTCGTCAAGGTCAGCGATAACGGCGATATCGACATGGATGATTTCCGTGCAAAAGCAGAGCAGTATGGGAAAAACCTCTCGTGCTGCATGATCACCTATCCATCGACGCACGGCGTGTTTGAGGAAAATGTCCGCGAAGTCTGCGACATCGTCCATACGCATGGCGGTCAGGTCTATCTCGATGGCGCCAACATGAACGCCATGGTCGGCCTTGCCCGGCCCGGCGACATCGGCTCCGATGTCAGCCATCTCAACCTGCACAAGACCTTCTGCATTCCCCATGGCGGCGGCGGTCCTGGCATGGGGCCGATCGGTGTCAAGGCGCATCTTGCCCCTTACCTGCCCGGCCATCCCGAAACCGATGGCGGTGAAGGTGCGGTATCGGCAGCGCCGTTCGGTTCGGCCTCCATTCTGCCGATCTCCTGGAGCTACTGCCTGATGATGGGCGGCGAAGGGCTGACGCAGGCAACCAAGGTGGCGATCCTCAACGCCAACTATATCGCGGCACGGCTGAAGGGCGCCTATGATGTGCTCTACAAGTCGGCCAAGGGGCGCGTGGCGCATGAGTGCATCGTCGATACCCGTCCGCTGGTCGAAAGCGCCGGGGTGACCGTCGATGATGTGGCCAAACGCCTGATCGACTGCGGCTTCCACGCGCCGACCATGAGCTGGCCGGTTGCCGGCACGCTGATGATCGAGCCGACGGAATCGGAAACGAAGGCCGAACTCGACCGCTTCTGCGATGCCATGCTCGCCATCCGCGCCGAGGCGCAGGCGATCGAGGATGGCAAGATGGACCGGGTGAACAACCCGCTGAAGAATGCACCGCACACGGTCGAAGACCTGGTCGGCGAGTGGGATCGCCCCTATTCGCGCGAACAGGCCTGCTATCCGCCGGGCGCCTTCCGTGTCGACAAATACTGGTCCCCGGTCAACCGCGTCGACAACGTGTTCGGCGACCGCAACCTGGTCTGCACCTGCCCGCCCCTGGAGGACTATGCCGAGGCGGCAGAGTAA
- the gcvH gene encoding glycine cleavage system protein GcvH: protein MLKFTDEHEWLKIEGDIATVGITAHAAEQLGDLVFVELPEAGTALDKGATAATVESVKAASDVYCPLDGEIVESNQAIVDDPALVNSDPQGAGWFFKLKLSDPSAVNALLDEAAYKELIA from the coding sequence ATGCTGAAATTTACCGATGAACACGAATGGCTGAAAATCGAGGGTGATATCGCAACCGTCGGCATCACAGCGCATGCCGCCGAACAGCTCGGCGACCTCGTCTTCGTGGAACTGCCGGAAGCCGGCACCGCGCTCGACAAGGGTGCGACCGCCGCGACCGTCGAATCCGTCAAGGCAGCCTCCGATGTCTATTGTCCGCTTGATGGCGAGATCGTCGAGAGCAACCAGGCGATCGTCGACGACCCGGCGCTGGTCAACAGCGACCCGCAGGGTGCCGGATGGTTCTTCAAGCTGAAACTGTCCGATCCGTCTGCCGTGAACGCCCTGTTGGACGAAGCGGCCTATAAGGAGCTGATCGCCTGA
- the gcvT gene encoding glycine cleavage system aminomethyltransferase GcvT, translating to MNEHSPLKQTPLHALHVSLGARMVPFAGYDMPVQYPAGVMKEHLHTRAAAGLFDVSHMGQVILRPESGRIEDAALALEKLVPVDILGLAEGRQRYALLTGEDGTILDDLMVANRGDHLFLVVNASCKEADFSHLQKHLGDTCELTLLDDRALIALQGPRAECVLAELWADIATMRFMDVVEADLHDVPCIISRSGYTGEDGFEISIPAASAEDVTRRILEHPDVMPIGLGARDSLRLEAGLCLYGNDIDTTTTPVEAGLEWAMQKARRTGGARAGGFPGAGVILRQFADGATRRRVGLKPEGKAPVRGGAPLFADADGKTPIGAVTSGGFGPSADHPVAMGYVDSAHTANGTQVFAEVRGKYLPITVAALPFVTPTYKR from the coding sequence TTGAACGAACATTCCCCTTTGAAACAGACACCCCTGCATGCGCTGCACGTGTCGCTGGGTGCCCGCATGGTGCCGTTTGCCGGCTACGACATGCCGGTGCAATATCCCGCCGGCGTCATGAAGGAGCATCTGCATACCCGCGCTGCCGCCGGACTTTTCGACGTTTCGCATATGGGACAGGTGATCCTGCGGCCAGAATCCGGCCGGATCGAGGACGCAGCACTGGCGCTGGAAAAGCTGGTGCCGGTCGATATTCTCGGTCTTGCGGAAGGGCGCCAGCGCTATGCGCTGTTGACCGGTGAGGACGGCACTATCCTCGACGACCTGATGGTCGCCAATCGCGGCGACCATCTGTTTCTCGTCGTCAACGCCTCCTGCAAAGAGGCCGATTTTTCCCATCTGCAAAAGCATCTCGGCGACACGTGCGAGCTCACCCTGCTTGACGACCGCGCGCTGATTGCGCTGCAGGGACCACGCGCCGAATGCGTGCTTGCCGAACTCTGGGCCGATATCGCCACCATGCGCTTCATGGATGTCGTTGAAGCAGATCTGCACGACGTGCCCTGCATCATTTCGCGCTCGGGCTATACCGGCGAGGACGGTTTTGAGATCTCGATCCCGGCCGCATCGGCAGAGGACGTGACCCGCCGCATCCTCGAACATCCCGATGTCATGCCGATCGGCCTTGGCGCCCGCGATTCGCTGCGTCTCGAGGCAGGCCTGTGTCTCTATGGCAATGATATCGACACCACGACGACGCCGGTCGAGGCTGGCCTCGAATGGGCGATGCAGAAGGCGCGCCGCACTGGCGGCGCCCGCGCGGGCGGCTTTCCGGGCGCCGGTGTCATCTTGCGCCAGTTTGCCGATGGCGCCACCCGCCGCCGCGTTGGCCTGAAGCCGGAGGGCAAGGCCCCGGTTCGCGGCGGCGCGCCACTCTTTGCCGACGCGGACGGCAAGACACCCATCGGCGCCGTCACATCCGGCGGCTTTGGCCCCAGCGCCGATCATCCCGTCGCCATGGGCTATGTCGATAGCGCCCATACCGCCAACGGCACCCAGGTTTTCGCGGAGGTGCGCGGCAAATACCTGCCTATCACCGTCGCCGCCCTTCCTTTCGTCACCCCGACCTACAAACGCTGA
- a CDS encoding DUF2946 family protein — protein MARAGRQIRVAVRVLSALALLFLSFAHQPAFARQITPSIAAQYMLPDGTTGDICFSLDGVNGKDHGSSHQGLAPVCDYCRLSASVLLPAPAGEGYLVIRTAFHVSIPVEYAAVFVPNPRLLPQSRAPPVLL, from the coding sequence ATGGCGAGAGCCGGGCGGCAGATACGGGTGGCGGTGCGGGTGCTTTCGGCACTGGCGCTCCTGTTCCTGTCCTTTGCCCACCAGCCGGCGTTTGCCCGTCAGATTACGCCATCGATCGCGGCGCAGTATATGCTGCCGGATGGAACGACCGGCGATATCTGCTTCAGTCTGGATGGTGTCAATGGCAAGGACCACGGTTCCTCGCATCAGGGACTGGCACCGGTCTGCGACTATTGCCGGCTGTCTGCCTCGGTCCTTTTGCCGGCACCAGCGGGCGAGGGCTATCTCGTTATCCGCACGGCCTTTCACGTCTCGATCCCAGTGGAGTATGCGGCAGTTTTCGTGCCGAACCCGCGCCTCCTGCCGCAATCGCGCGCACCGCCGGTCTTGCTCTGA
- a CDS encoding DUF1775 domain-containing protein, with amino-acid sequence MRQTRTTLLALAFSLGAAASAQAHASFETDEAASESSFKAVLQIPHGCDGEATTEVQVKLPEGFVFAKPQPKAGWELEIIKGDYQKSYDNHGTAVTSGPLEIRWKNGNLSDDYYDTFVISGKISGFEQETQLAFPVTQLCGTSGKVVWDEIPAEGQSAHSLEHPAPTVTVTPAKAGGHDHDDMAAMAGMATAYGVPVKAGSLEISGGAVKAMLPGAKVGGGGFIIKNDGSEDDTLLSVESPAAGRVELHEMTMQNDVMKMRKLEEGIAIPAGETVTLQSGGLHLMFMEVKTPFAEGDNIPVTLTFEKAGKVDYVLQAGKAGGARKHK; translated from the coding sequence ATGAGACAGACCAGAACAACCCTGCTTGCCCTTGCTTTTTCGCTCGGTGCTGCGGCCTCAGCGCAGGCGCATGCTTCCTTCGAAACCGATGAGGCGGCATCTGAAAGCAGCTTCAAGGCCGTGCTGCAGATCCCGCACGGATGCGACGGCGAGGCGACCACCGAAGTACAGGTCAAGCTTCCGGAAGGCTTCGTTTTTGCCAAGCCGCAGCCAAAAGCCGGCTGGGAGCTGGAGATCATCAAAGGCGATTACCAGAAGAGCTATGACAATCACGGCACGGCGGTGACGTCGGGTCCGCTGGAAATCCGCTGGAAGAACGGCAATCTCTCGGACGACTATTACGACACCTTCGTCATCAGCGGCAAGATTTCCGGCTTTGAGCAGGAAACCCAGCTCGCTTTTCCGGTGACGCAGCTCTGCGGCACGTCAGGTAAAGTCGTCTGGGATGAAATCCCCGCCGAAGGGCAGAGCGCCCATTCGCTGGAACATCCGGCACCAACGGTGACTGTTACGCCCGCAAAGGCCGGGGGCCACGATCACGATGACATGGCTGCGATGGCTGGCATGGCCACCGCGTATGGCGTGCCGGTCAAAGCCGGTTCGCTGGAGATTTCCGGCGGTGCGGTCAAGGCGATGCTGCCGGGCGCCAAGGTCGGCGGCGGTGGTTTCATCATCAAGAATGATGGCAGCGAAGACGATACCTTGCTTTCCGTCGAAAGCCCGGCGGCGGGCCGCGTCGAACTGCATGAAATGACCATGCAGAACGACGTGATGAAGATGCGCAAGCTGGAAGAGGGCATTGCCATTCCGGCCGGCGAAACCGTGACGCTTCAATCGGGTGGCCTGCACCTGATGTTCATGGAGGTGAAGACGCCGTTTGCCGAAGGTGACAACATTCCCGTGACGCTGACCTTCGAGAAGGCTGGCAAGGTCGATTACGTGCTCCAAGCCGGCAAAGCCGGTGGTGCCCGCAAGCACAAGTAA
- the dapA gene encoding 4-hydroxy-tetrahydrodipicolinate synthase, with protein MSGNARPMPQGAICDLITPFQGDQIDEAAFADLAEWQINSGISGLLVAGPTGEPWALNDDERTRLIRFAVAVADNRVPVFAGTGTNCTETTVARTAEAKNMGAAAAYVVTPYYSKPSQEGLFRHYQAIADRVDLPLIIGVAPQRTAIDLSSRTLERLAGLEQIIGIADETGDIARLVPMPAALRQRFALYSGHDLTAMPFTLMGGRGVISSAANLVPRLTVALHQALATRNQRSAQSLQERLAPLFQALEREPGAAGIKYGLSLLRGISDDVRLPLTPVVAETTAAIRMALAPVLSKPAPAQRQFL; from the coding sequence ATGAGTGGAAACGCGCGGCCCATGCCGCAAGGCGCAATCTGTGATCTCATCACACCCTTTCAGGGCGACCAGATCGACGAAGCCGCCTTCGCCGACCTCGCCGAATGGCAGATCAACAGCGGCATCTCCGGTCTTCTCGTCGCCGGACCCACCGGTGAACCCTGGGCTCTAAACGATGACGAGCGGACGCGGCTAATCAGGTTTGCCGTTGCCGTTGCCGACAACCGCGTCCCGGTTTTTGCCGGCACGGGCACCAACTGCACGGAAACGACGGTCGCGCGTACGGCAGAGGCGAAGAATATGGGAGCGGCGGCGGCCTATGTGGTGACGCCCTATTACAGCAAGCCGTCTCAGGAAGGCCTGTTTCGCCATTATCAGGCGATCGCCGATCGGGTCGACCTGCCGCTGATCATCGGCGTCGCACCGCAGCGCACGGCCATCGATCTGTCTTCCCGGACACTGGAGCGCCTGGCAGGCCTCGAACAGATCATCGGTATCGCCGATGAAACAGGAGATATTGCAAGGCTTGTACCTATGCCCGCCGCCCTGCGGCAGCGTTTCGCGCTCTATTCCGGCCATGATCTGACCGCCATGCCCTTCACGCTCATGGGTGGCCGTGGGGTGATTTCGTCCGCCGCCAATCTGGTGCCACGATTGACCGTTGCGCTGCATCAGGCGCTCGCCACCAGAAACCAGCGATCGGCACAGAGCCTGCAGGAGCGCCTCGCCCCGCTGTTTCAGGCGCTGGAACGTGAACCCGGAGCAGCGGGCATCAAATACGGTCTCAGCCTGCTCAGAGGCATCAGCGACGATGTCCGGTTGCCGCTGACGCCGGTGGTTGCGGAAACCACCGCAGCGATCCGCATGGCGCTCGCGCCTGTCCTGAGCAAACCCGCGCCCGCACAAAGGCAATTCCTATGA
- a CDS encoding L,D-transpeptidase, with the protein MTTDHSFSRRGFLGVLAAGTLAGCSTTMPGGSAPMPARITRPIGPPSDAELQVMYGPVEDGGYLIPAIPYQQIDPQFYRQRVADRTGEAPGTVVVDTPSRLLYVIEPGGTAMRYGVGIGRDGFAWQGDGIIHWRQAWPRWKPPNEMVARQPSLAKYSIANGGMEPGLKNPLGARALYIFQNGEDTLYRLHGNPEWKSIGKAVSSGCVRLMNQDVIDLYQRVPAKAKIVVYQ; encoded by the coding sequence ATGACGACCGATCACAGTTTTTCCCGCCGCGGTTTTCTCGGCGTTCTTGCGGCAGGCACGCTTGCCGGCTGTTCCACAACAATGCCGGGCGGCTCTGCGCCAATGCCTGCGCGGATCACCCGCCCGATCGGGCCACCGTCCGATGCCGAACTTCAGGTCATGTACGGCCCGGTCGAAGACGGCGGCTATCTGATCCCGGCCATTCCCTATCAGCAGATCGATCCGCAATTCTACCGCCAGCGCGTGGCCGACCGCACAGGCGAAGCACCCGGCACCGTCGTCGTCGATACGCCGTCGCGGCTGCTTTATGTGATCGAGCCCGGTGGCACCGCCATGCGCTACGGCGTTGGTATCGGCCGTGACGGCTTTGCCTGGCAGGGTGACGGTATCATCCACTGGCGCCAGGCCTGGCCGCGCTGGAAGCCGCCGAACGAAATGGTGGCGCGCCAGCCGAGCCTTGCCAAATATTCGATCGCCAATGGCGGCATGGAGCCGGGGCTGAAAAATCCGCTCGGTGCCCGGGCGCTTTATATCTTCCAGAACGGCGAAGACACGCTCTACCGGCTGCACGGCAATCCGGAATGGAAATCGATCGGCAAGGCGGTATCGTCGGGCTGCGTGCGGCTGATGAACCAGGACGTGATCGACCTCTATCAGCGCGTTCCTGCAAAAGCCAAGATCGTCGTCTACCAGTAA